The Candidatus Rokuibacteriota bacterium genome window below encodes:
- a CDS encoding GAF domain-containing protein, translating into MADRLLYFRGSAAARLADRLPEMYERVPLSATPPDRADIGPSAVLLVDANANHVARALALRAANPTLELIVVGDPDNLPAIPSDQIYAYVTRRASTLSLAKTVANAFAHIRLRQEQEQTRTDLARLTTELQELNDIGIRLSAERDTDALLELILTKAREITRSDAGSLYLVEEDEAGNRRLRFKLAQNDSIQVPFREFTMPISSQSVAGHVALTGQILNLEDAYFPPPGSPFQINRAFDQQAGYRTKSMLVVPMKTQKDEIIGVLQLINCKAERAVRFASPAAIEHAALPFSPGSQDLASSLASQAAVALENSRLYQNIQALFEGFVKASVVAIESRDPTTSGHSFRVADLTVGFGEVLDRVETGPYASVRFTPDEMKEIRYASLLHDFGKVGVREEVLVKAKKLLPGHLEVIKQRVEIIRRGIELRYGQKKIEYLLDKGREQFLDQFRAYDAELAGFLEELDGYLRTVLTANEPSVMPEDFASAVQQLALKGFEDHVGRALSVVTPQEVRILSIPKGSLTEEERRQIESHVVHTFQFLAQIPWTKEFKRVPEIARSHHEKLNGSGYPYGIKADAIPLPSKMMTISDIYDALTAADRPYKKAVPVERALDILNYERKAGLIDPVLLDLFIEAKIFERTRSRG; encoded by the coding sequence ATGGCGGACCGGCTTCTCTATTTCCGGGGCTCAGCCGCGGCCCGGCTCGCGGATCGGCTGCCGGAGATGTATGAGCGGGTTCCGCTGAGTGCGACGCCCCCCGACCGGGCGGACATCGGCCCTTCCGCCGTGCTCCTGGTGGATGCCAACGCGAATCACGTCGCGCGCGCCCTCGCGCTCCGCGCAGCGAACCCCACCCTGGAGCTCATCGTCGTCGGCGACCCCGACAACCTGCCGGCGATCCCCTCGGACCAGATTTACGCCTATGTCACCAGGAGGGCGTCCACGCTCAGCCTGGCCAAGACCGTGGCCAACGCCTTCGCCCACATCCGGCTGCGGCAGGAGCAGGAGCAGACCCGGACCGATCTCGCCCGGCTCACCACGGAGCTCCAGGAGCTGAATGACATCGGCATCAGGCTCTCGGCCGAGCGCGACACCGACGCCCTCCTGGAGCTGATCCTGACCAAGGCCCGCGAGATCACCCGGAGCGATGCCGGGTCGCTCTACCTGGTCGAGGAGGACGAGGCCGGAAACCGGCGTCTGCGCTTCAAGCTCGCTCAGAACGACAGCATCCAGGTCCCGTTCAGAGAGTTCACGATGCCGATCAGCTCCCAGAGCGTGGCGGGGCACGTGGCGCTCACGGGCCAGATCCTGAATCTGGAGGACGCCTACTTCCCGCCGCCGGGCTCACCCTTCCAGATCAACCGCGCCTTCGACCAGCAGGCCGGCTACCGCACCAAGTCCATGCTCGTCGTGCCAATGAAGACCCAGAAGGACGAGATCATCGGCGTGCTGCAGCTCATCAACTGCAAGGCCGAGCGCGCCGTGCGGTTTGCGTCGCCGGCGGCGATCGAGCATGCCGCGCTCCCCTTCTCGCCGGGCTCCCAGGACCTGGCCTCCTCGCTCGCGTCCCAGGCGGCCGTGGCCCTCGAGAACAGCCGGCTCTACCAGAACATCCAGGCGCTCTTCGAAGGCTTCGTCAAAGCCTCCGTCGTCGCCATCGAGTCGCGCGATCCCACCACGTCGGGGCACTCCTTCCGCGTGGCGGACCTGACCGTGGGGTTCGGCGAAGTGCTGGACCGGGTCGAGACCGGGCCCTACGCGAGCGTGCGGTTCACGCCCGACGAGATGAAGGAGATCCGCTACGCCTCGCTCCTCCACGACTTCGGCAAGGTGGGAGTCAGGGAGGAGGTCCTCGTCAAGGCCAAGAAGCTCCTGCCGGGCCATCTCGAGGTGATCAAGCAGCGCGTCGAGATCATCAGGCGGGGGATCGAGCTCAGGTACGGCCAGAAGAAGATCGAGTACCTCCTGGACAAGGGACGGGAGCAGTTCCTCGACCAGTTCCGCGCCTACGACGCCGAGCTGGCCGGGTTCCTGGAAGAGCTGGACGGCTACCTCCGGACCGTCCTGACCGCGAACGAGCCGAGCGTGATGCCGGAAGACTTCGCCTCGGCGGTCCAGCAGCTCGCGCTCAAGGGCTTCGAGGACCACGTGGGACGCGCGCTGAGCGTGGTCACCCCCCAGGAGGTCCGGATCCTGTCCATCCCCAAGGGCAGCCTGACCGAGGAGGAGCGCAGGCAGATCGAGTCCCACGTCGTCCACACCTTCCAGTTCCTGGCCCAGATCCCCTGGACCAAGGAGTTCAAGCGCGTCCCCGAGATCGCCCGCTCCCACCACGAAAAGCTGAACGGCTCCGGGTATCCCTACGGCATCAAGGCCGACGCGATCCCGCTGCCGTCCAAGATGATGACGATCTCGGACATCTACGATGCGCTGACCGCTGCCGACCGGCCCTACAAGAAGGCCGTCCCCG